The following coding sequences lie in one Natrinema sp. DC36 genomic window:
- a CDS encoding ParA family protein codes for MIPYTVWSEAGGVGKTTLVANLSRAHVNRGQKVLVIDMDPQDGGLTHHFGLDDDKGSADADNLVMHMIGRPRGDFGDLVRSSEGVDVIPSHNMLGTLDDLLSKAQELEEDTNPDPEYEFEKERQLRRVLVDAGVPSEYDVIMIDPPASEGQHLYNAVYATGNLLIPFEPSPKGERSVQGLRDVINGFEDELGDIDVGVIGTVPNKLSGTNINQKYLDALKDEGLPIAPVSIGERGSMLGEAWDNQVSIYELAENDSYRDLRDYEQPTIEKFDELAEYITEQFAATEATA; via the coding sequence ATGATACCCTACACGGTGTGGTCGGAGGCCGGCGGCGTCGGCAAGACGACGCTCGTCGCGAACCTCTCTCGCGCACACGTCAACCGCGGCCAGAAGGTGCTGGTAATCGACATGGACCCACAAGACGGCGGATTGACCCATCACTTCGGACTCGACGACGACAAGGGAAGCGCCGACGCGGACAATCTCGTGATGCACATGATCGGTCGGCCACGGGGAGACTTCGGCGATCTCGTGCGATCGAGCGAAGGCGTCGATGTAATCCCGAGCCACAATATGCTCGGGACGCTCGACGACCTCCTATCCAAAGCCCAGGAACTCGAGGAAGACACGAACCCGGACCCGGAATACGAGTTTGAAAAGGAACGCCAACTTCGGCGCGTGCTCGTCGACGCTGGCGTCCCCTCGGAGTACGACGTTATCATGATCGACCCGCCCGCATCGGAGGGCCAGCACTTGTACAACGCCGTCTACGCGACGGGCAACCTCCTAATCCCGTTCGAACCGTCCCCGAAAGGCGAGCGGAGCGTTCAGGGATTGCGAGACGTAATCAACGGGTTCGAGGACGAACTCGGCGATATCGACGTGGGCGTAATCGGAACTGTCCCGAATAAGCTCAGTGGGACGAACATCAACCAGAAGTATCTCGATGCGCTCAAGGATGAAGGACTCCCGATCGCGCCGGTATCGATCGGTGAACGTGGGTCCATGCTCGGCGAAGCGTGGGACAACCAGGTATCGATCTACGAGCTGGCAGAGAACGATTCGTACCGCGACCTCCGCGACTACGAGCAACCGACGATCGAGAAATTCGACGAACTAGCGGAGTACATCACCGAACAGTTCGCCGCAACCGAGGCTACAGCATGA
- a CDS encoding ribbon-helix-helix domain-containing protein, with translation MDRVTFRETESQLERVDALVDSGEFPNRSEAIRAALAQLVSEETRGDSDA, from the coding sequence ATGGACCGGGTGACCTTCCGCGAGACCGAGTCCCAACTCGAGCGCGTCGACGCCCTGGTCGACTCGGGCGAGTTCCCGAATCGAAGCGAAGCGATCCGCGCGGCGCTGGCACAGCTCGTGTCTGAGGAAACGCGGGGTGATTCCGATGCGTAG
- a CDS encoding HD domain-containing protein, with product MADLSADETKRRLPTLELIDDSATKMVTTAISSQAPDYFWTVPASSSGYHHPACRGERGLWAHTLMLSTVVDRLADTYVEQGLIEKSEVPLAHAAVVLHDQRKNGDPANPEPKSTQDHELRMARVIRNSELDVRVADAVESHMGAWYADTQPETPLDQLVHTADMVASTESITPGVQGPIPEELEHCNLEAVDLR from the coding sequence ATGGCAGACTTATCGGCCGACGAGACGAAGCGACGACTCCCGACGCTGGAACTTATCGACGATAGTGCCACCAAGATGGTCACGACTGCGATCTCGAGTCAAGCGCCGGATTATTTTTGGACGGTCCCCGCAAGCTCATCCGGGTACCATCATCCCGCCTGTCGCGGCGAGCGCGGGCTGTGGGCGCACACGCTCATGCTCTCGACTGTCGTGGACCGACTCGCGGATACCTACGTCGAACAGGGACTCATCGAAAAATCGGAGGTCCCGCTGGCACACGCGGCCGTCGTGCTCCACGACCAGCGAAAGAACGGCGACCCGGCAAATCCCGAACCGAAATCGACGCAAGACCACGAACTCCGAATGGCGCGCGTGATTCGCAACTCGGAACTCGACGTTCGGGTGGCCGACGCCGTCGAGAGCCACATGGGCGCGTGGTACGCGGATACGCAACCCGAAACGCCGCTCGACCAGCTCGTACACACCGCTGATATGGTGGCGAGTACCGAGTCGATCACTCCCGGCGTTCAGGGGCCGATTCCCGAGGAACTCGAGCACTGCAATCTCGAGGCTGTGGATCTGCGATAG